GCGCGGTCGGTGCTGGAGTACGGCGTCGAACCGCTCGCCGACGTCGAAGTGGACACCGACGACCTGGTCGAACAGGCCGAGGACATCCGGGAGGCCCGCGAACGCCTCGCCGAACGGATGCAGCAGGCGGAGGCCGACGAGAGCTCCCAGGCCCAGCCGCTGCGGATGTTCCAGTAGCGTAGCGGGCGGTCGCGACGAGGTACGGACCGGTCTCCCCAGCGCTCAGCGCTCGGCCGCACACCACGGGCAGAAGTCGTAATCGTCCTCGATTCGGCGGCGGCAGTTCGGACAGCGGTCGGTCGATTCGGCGTCAGCATCGGCGTCGGTGGCCCCGCCGGCCGTCTCGCGTGCGGTGGGGACGTTCTGGCCGCGGGAGGCGAGCCAGTAGGCGTCGACGATGCAGAAGACGGTGACGGCGAACAGCGCCCCCGCCGCCCACAGCGGGAGGTTGCCCCACGCCTGGACGACGGCGTCGATGCCGCCGTCCTCGATGGCCGTGTCCTCGAACACCCAGAGCGCCGTCGACACCCACAGGAGGAACCAGAGCAGCGCCCGGAGCCACTCCCGCAGGTAGACGTGCCCGAGCCCGGGGTAGACGAAGGCGAGCACCGCGGCGAGCCACGGACGACGGCGCCTCATCGGTGGGATTCGATGCTGAACACACAAGAGCGTTGTGCAGTTTCACCGTCGTGAACGGGCGCTGTCGGGCGGAATAGGTCACGACGAGTCCGGCAGGCGGTCACCGGAGCGCGTCGACCAGTTCGCGGAGCGTCGCCAGGTCGTACTGACCGGGGGCCGTCGCCCGTTCCGGGTCGACCGGCGCGTAGCCGATACGGGACCCGTACAGCGGGGCGACGGCGCGAGAGTGACGGCCCGTCTCGCCCATCGCCATCGTCGCCACCCGTTCGCCCGCCTCGGTCTTGGCGTGGGTCACCCCGAGCAGGTGGAGCACGTCGGCTCGCGACTCGGCCATCACGGCGAGTTTGGCTACGTCGCCGAACTCCAGCGCCTGGTCGAGCAGGCGACCGCACTCCTCGCGCGCCGGGGTCTCCTCGAAGTCGTGAATCGACACGACCACCGACGCGTCCCGCTCGCGGGCGTGCGCGATGGTCCACAGCGCGTCGTCGTTGCGCGCGCCGACGATGGCGGCGAGTTCGACGTCGATGGCCTCGACCGCGGGGTGTTCGGTGGCCGCCGCCAGCGCGACGAGTCGGTCCTCGTCGTCCGGTGCGTCGCCACCCTCCCACTCGACGCGGTTGGTCGCCAGAATCGGAAGGTCGCCGTCGTAGTCGTCGAGCGCGGCCAGCGGGTCGCTCGCCTGGTCCATCCGGAACTCGATGATGTCGGCGTGGTCGCGGGCGTCGGGTTCCTCGTCGAGGTCGGCGGTGGATGCGGCGAGGACGAACCCGTCGAAGTTCATGCGAGCGCTTCCGGTCGAAGCCTCAAAACTCGACCGGGGTGTGCTCGCAGGTCCACCCGGTCGTCGCGCCGTCGGCCGCCAGCGGCCCGTCCGTCGCGCCCGTCGTCTCCAGGTCCGCGGGGTCGGTCGCGTCGACGGCCTCGACGGCGTAGAGACGGATTCGCTGCTCCTGTCCCGTGACGACGCCGAAGTCGTAGTGGTCGGCCCGGTAGTTCGTCTCCCGGTCGGCGGCGAACGTCGCGTGTCGGTCGAGGCGGTCCGCGGCGAGTTCGCTGGAGCGGTCCTCGATGTCGACGAGTCGGTCGGTGAACGCCTCGACGAGGCCCCGGTCGAGTTCGACGCCCAGCGAGTCCCGGCCGGAGAGCATCGCCGCGAGCGTCGTCGTCCCCGTACCCCAGAACGGGTCGAAGACGCAGTCGCCGTACGTCGAGAACATCCGGATGAGTCGCAGGGGGAGTTCGAGCGGGTACGCCGCCGAGCGCTCGCGGGCCTGTTCGTCGAGGCGCTGGTCGGTGCCGGTGAACGTCCAGAGGTCCGAGAACCACTCGTTGCGCTCCTCCCAGAAGTACGCCGCCTCGTAGCGCTCGTCGGCCTTCGGTTCGAGTTGCCGGGGACTGCCGTTGCGGACGACGAGTATCTGCTCGTGTTCGAGCGTCGGGTAGGCGTTCGGCGGGAGCATCCCCGACCCCATGAACTTCGTGCCGCTGTTGGTCGGTTTGCGCCACTGGATGCCCGGCAACTGGGTCAGGCCGTGGTCACGGAGTCGGGTCGCCAGTTCCGCGCCGTTGGGGTAGAGCGCGAACTCGTCGAGCGTGCGCGTCGCGTCCCCCACGTTGAGACAGGCGATGCCGCCCGGAACGAGGACGCGTTCGAGTTCCGCCCACACCGGGTCGAGCGCCTCGTGCATCAGGTCGAAGGCGCGTTCGCCGTCGTCGGCGTCGAGGGCGTCGCCGACGGCGGGGTCGAGGTCGCAGAACAGGTCGTCCCACATCTCGATCATCGGGTACGGCGGCGAGGTGACCACGAGGTCCACGCTGTCGTCGGGGAGCGCGAGGTTCCGAGCGTCGTCGACGTGGACCGCGTGTTCGGTCTGCATGGTCGTGAGTCCACGCCGACTACCTAGTGTCTTGTGGTGACAGTATCACTCGTGAGAACTCGTTTTCGACGGCGATTCACCAGCAGAAAAGCACGGTCACGAGACGGTGGCGGTCCGTCCGGTTGTCACCCCGCGCTCCGTCGCCGCGCTCGCTCCTCGGGGACGAACGTCGGTCGCCGGAGCATCGTCCCGACGCCCATGGCGAACAGGAACAGCCCCGAGGCGACCGTCGCCAGTCCGAACAGGTCGCCGTCGAGCGCCCACGCCGCACCGTTCACCGACATCGCGAGTGCGAGCCAGGTGGTCGCGAGGCCGCGGAACGTGAGATAGTCCACGCGTCGCCCGGCGACGCTCTCGTCGGGTCGCGTGGCCGCGATGAGTCCCATCACGCCACCGACGGCCATCAGGCAGAGACTGACGGCCGGCCACAGGACGTCGGGGTCGGCGGCCCACGCCGTCGGGGCGAGCGGGACGTCGAACAGGACGACCATCGCGGTCGGTAGCGCGAGCAACAACAGCCCGTACCCGGCGTCGTAGCGTGGACCCATGGCTCCGCGTTGGGTGTGTCGGTACAAAAAGCGACAGGGGCGTCGTCTCGTCGCGAGAACCCGACTACAGCGGGATGTCCTGCTCGGCTTCGAGCAGTTCGTGGTAGCGGTTCCGGATGGTGACCTCGGAGATGTCGGCGACCTCGCTGACGGCGGCCTGCGTCGTCTTCTCGTTCGTCAGCAGCGCGGCCGCGTAGACGGCGGCGGCGGCGAGGCCGACCGGCGACTTCCCGGAGTGGACGCCCTTCTCCTTCGCGTTGCGGAGGAGCTGTCGGGCGCGGTTCTCCGCCTCGTCGGAGAGGCCCAGGGCGCTGGCGAACCGCGGCACGTAGCTCTCGGGGTCGGCCGGCTTCACTTCGAGACCGAGTTCGCGGACGACGTAGCGGTAGGTGCGGGCGATCTCGCTCTTCTCGACCCGGCTGACGTCGGCGATCTCGTCGAGCGAGCGCGGGACGCCCGCCTGCCGTGCCGCGGCGTACACCGACGAGGTGGCGACGCCCTCGATGGAGCGCCCCGGCAGGAGGTTCTCGTCGAGCGCGCGGCGGTAGATGACGCTCGCGGTCTCCCGGACGTTCTCGGGGAGGCCGAGGGCGCTCGCCATGCGGTCGATCTCGCCGAGCGCCTGCTTGAGGTTGCGCTCCTTGGAGTCGCGGGTGCGGAACCGCTCGTTCCACTTCCGGAGGCGCTGCATCTTCGCGCGCTGGCGACTCCCGAGCGAGTTGCCGTACGCGTCCTTGTCGCGCCAGTCGATGTTGGTCGAGAGCCCCTTGTCGTGCATCATGTTCGTCGTCGGCGCGCCGACGCGGGACTTCTGGTCTTTCTCCGCGGAGTCGAACGCGCGCCACTCGGGGCCGCGGTCGACGGCGTCCTCCTCGACGACGAGACCGCAGTCCTGACAGACCGTCTCGCCGTGCTCGCTGTCGTCGATTAGCTGACCGCCGCACTCGGGACAGTCGAGTCCCTCTCGCTCGTCGGTCTGCTCGCTCTCCGCCTCGGTCGTTCTCTCTCGGGTTCGTGTGTTCGAATCACTCATTGGTCGAGGGCGCACGCTATCCGGGCAGGTATCCCCCGAAAATCCCGGACAACTGGTTAGTACAGTAGCTTCGCCCAAAACCTTCTTAACCATTCCGATACTCCGACGTAGGGAAACCAGTCTCGTCGGCACTGTCCCTCCGGGGCGAAAATACAACTGAGAGACACTTCAGTTCGCAAGAGCGAACTTCTCCTCGCGCGCACCGTCACTCATGCACGTCGCAGTCGGGAGTGCGAACCCGGTGAAACGCCGGGCCGTCGCCTCGGTCGTCGCGGGGGAGTGGACCGTCGAGAGCGTCGCCGTCCCCTCGGACGTCGCCGAACAGCCACGGGGTCACGTCGAGACGCGGACCGGCGCGGAGAACCGGGCGCGAGCGGCGTTCGACGCGACGGCAGAGACGTCGCCGTCGTCGCCGAGGCTGGGTGTCGGTATCGAGGGCGGCGTCGCAGACGTCGAGGGCT
This region of Halomarina salina genomic DNA includes:
- a CDS encoding type I 3-dehydroquinate dehydratase, which encodes MNFDGFVLAASTADLDEEPDARDHADIIEFRMDQASDPLAALDDYDGDLPILATNRVEWEGGDAPDDEDRLVALAAATEHPAVEAIDVELAAIVGARNDDALWTIAHARERDASVVVSIHDFEETPAREECGRLLDQALEFGDVAKLAVMAESRADVLHLLGVTHAKTEAGERVATMAMGETGRHSRAVAPLYGSRIGYAPVDPERATAPGQYDLATLRELVDALR
- a CDS encoding zinc ribbon domain-containing protein, whose product is MRRRRPWLAAVLAFVYPGLGHVYLREWLRALLWFLLWVSTALWVFEDTAIEDGGIDAVVQAWGNLPLWAAGALFAVTVFCIVDAYWLASRGQNVPTARETAGGATDADADAESTDRCPNCRRRIEDDYDFCPWCAAER
- a CDS encoding DNA-methyltransferase; protein product: MQTEHAVHVDDARNLALPDDSVDLVVTSPPYPMIEMWDDLFCDLDPAVGDALDADDGERAFDLMHEALDPVWAELERVLVPGGIACLNVGDATRTLDEFALYPNGAELATRLRDHGLTQLPGIQWRKPTNSGTKFMGSGMLPPNAYPTLEHEQILVVRNGSPRQLEPKADERYEAAYFWEERNEWFSDLWTFTGTDQRLDEQARERSAAYPLELPLRLIRMFSTYGDCVFDPFWGTGTTTLAAMLSGRDSLGVELDRGLVEAFTDRLVDIEDRSSELAADRLDRHATFAADRETNYRADHYDFGVVTGQEQRIRLYAVEAVDATDPADLETTGATDGPLAADGATTGWTCEHTPVEF
- a CDS encoding transcription initiation factor IIB; amino-acid sequence: MSDSNTRTRERTTEAESEQTDEREGLDCPECGGQLIDDSEHGETVCQDCGLVVEEDAVDRGPEWRAFDSAEKDQKSRVGAPTTNMMHDKGLSTNIDWRDKDAYGNSLGSRQRAKMQRLRKWNERFRTRDSKERNLKQALGEIDRMASALGLPENVRETASVIYRRALDENLLPGRSIEGVATSSVYAAARQAGVPRSLDEIADVSRVEKSEIARTYRYVVRELGLEVKPADPESYVPRFASALGLSDEAENRARQLLRNAKEKGVHSGKSPVGLAAAAVYAAALLTNEKTTQAAVSEVADISEVTIRNRYHELLEAEQDIPL